From the genome of Cytobacillus firmus, one region includes:
- a CDS encoding cation diffusion facilitator family transporter translates to MGHSHGHGHGHSHDHHHTGNKKALMWAFILIASFMIVEVIGGIWTNSLALLSDAGHMLSDAAALGLSFLAIKIGEKKATNSKTFGYKRFEIIAASINGITLLLISLYIFYEAYHRILEPPAVQSMGMLVISSIGLLVNIAAAFILMSGDKEHNLNVRSAFLHVLGDLLGSVGAIAAALLIYFFGWGIADPIASVIVAVLILVSGWRVAKESFHILMEGTPSHLNPEDIKSALLGLAHVKDVHDLHIWTITSGFPSLSCHLVIENEGGHDAVLHAAQSVLHDEYGIEHSTIQVEGERKGCPGHNESCN, encoded by the coding sequence ATGGGACACAGTCATGGGCACGGGCATGGACATTCACATGATCACCATCATACTGGCAATAAAAAGGCTTTGATGTGGGCATTTATTTTAATTGCTTCATTTATGATTGTAGAAGTGATTGGCGGAATATGGACTAATAGCCTTGCGCTGCTATCGGACGCCGGACACATGCTGAGTGATGCAGCTGCGCTTGGCTTGAGTTTTCTGGCTATCAAAATAGGCGAAAAAAAGGCGACAAATTCAAAAACATTCGGCTATAAACGATTTGAAATTATTGCTGCTTCAATAAATGGCATTACACTGCTCCTAATTTCTCTCTATATTTTCTATGAGGCCTATCACCGCATTCTTGAGCCGCCGGCTGTTCAAAGTATGGGAATGCTCGTGATTTCATCGATTGGTCTTCTCGTCAATATTGCAGCAGCATTCATATTAATGAGCGGGGATAAGGAGCATAATTTAAATGTTAGGAGTGCTTTTCTGCATGTTCTAGGTGACCTGCTTGGTTCTGTTGGAGCAATTGCCGCTGCACTGTTAATTTATTTCTTCGGGTGGGGCATTGCCGACCCAATTGCAAGTGTAATAGTAGCAGTTCTCATTCTTGTAAGCGGATGGAGAGTGGCAAAAGAGTCTTTCCACATTTTAATGGAGGGGACACCTTCCCACCTGAATCCAGAGGACATTAAAAGTGCGCTCCTCGGACTTGCACATGTAAAAGACGTTCACGATCTTCATATTTGGACGATTACTTCCGGTTTTCCTTCTCTTAGCTGCCATCTTGTAATTGAAAATGAGGGCGGACACGATGCAGTCCTTCATGCGGCTCAATCTGTTCTGCATGATGAATATGGGATTGAACATAGCACGATACAAGTGGAGGGAGAAAGAAAAGGCTGTCCAGGCCATAATGAAAGCTGCAATTAA
- a CDS encoding MerR family transcriptional regulator, whose protein sequence is MGELANIANVSKRTIDYYTSIGLIKAKRSKSNYRIYSEEVLSDLRFIEECKILHLPLEEIKRKLEMKTKREIQTGEVEKHINAVTLQMKQLQQEIAVLMPLINTMNEEQKDGFSRKLTAESTALLRSLSGLTS, encoded by the coding sequence ATCGGCGAATTAGCCAATATTGCTAACGTTTCTAAAAGAACGATTGACTACTACACTAGCATTGGCCTAATAAAAGCGAAACGCTCAAAATCAAATTATCGCATATATTCAGAAGAGGTTTTGTCTGATCTAAGATTTATTGAAGAATGCAAAATACTGCATCTTCCACTTGAAGAGATTAAGAGAAAACTAGAAATGAAAACGAAAAGGGAGATTCAGACAGGGGAAGTTGAAAAGCATATTAACGCAGTCACATTACAGATGAAACAGCTGCAGCAGGAAATAGCTGTGCTCATGCCGCTCATCAATACAATGAATGAGGAGCAGAAAGATGGCTTCTCCAGAAAGCTGACTGCCGAAAGTACTGCATTGCTCCGTTCCCTTTCCGGCTTAACAAGCTAA
- a CDS encoding ArsR/SmtB family transcription factor, which produces MTDENPVYPADLDEETLFMVSQTFKALSDPTRLRILHLLFHGEYSVNEIAENLSLLQSTVSHQLRFLKNLRLVKFRREGTTLFYSHDDEHVISLLNQAIEHSQHS; this is translated from the coding sequence ATGACAGATGAAAACCCGGTGTACCCTGCCGACCTGGATGAAGAAACTTTATTCATGGTTTCCCAGACTTTTAAAGCTTTATCCGATCCAACAAGGCTTAGAATTCTTCACTTATTATTTCACGGAGAGTATTCTGTAAATGAAATTGCCGAAAATCTCTCCCTGCTCCAGTCTACCGTTTCTCACCAGCTTCGCTTTTTGAAAAACCTGCGCCTGGTAAAATTCCGCCGTGAAGGAACAACTCTCTTTTACAGCCATGATGATGAACATGTTATTAGTTTATTGAACCAGGCTATTGAACATAGCCAGCATTCATGA
- a CDS encoding GNAT family N-acetyltransferase, with amino-acid sequence MFSLKVDEDIELQLFQLHHSEELFSLVDRNRSHLREWLPWVDNMASPVQYHSIIPIWLKQFADNNGFNAGIRYQGKLAGSIGFHHIDWNNRQTSIGYYLAENFEGRGIMTRSVQAMVNHAFFDLKLNRIEIRCGIRNGKSRAIPQRLGFRQEGIIRDGEYLYNRYHDLAVYGLLAREWNV; translated from the coding sequence TTGTTTTCTTTAAAGGTAGATGAGGATATAGAATTGCAATTGTTCCAGCTTCATCATTCAGAAGAGCTTTTCAGCTTGGTGGACCGGAACCGAAGCCACTTAAGAGAATGGCTTCCATGGGTAGATAATATGGCTTCACCTGTTCAGTATCATTCGATCATTCCTATATGGCTGAAACAGTTTGCCGATAATAACGGATTTAATGCCGGAATCCGTTATCAGGGAAAACTTGCAGGCTCTATTGGTTTTCACCATATAGACTGGAACAACAGACAAACCAGCATTGGATACTACCTTGCTGAAAATTTTGAAGGCAGAGGAATTATGACACGAAGTGTGCAAGCCATGGTCAATCATGCTTTTTTTGATTTAAAACTGAACCGCATCGAAATACGCTGCGGAATCAGAAATGGAAAAAGCCGTGCGATCCCTCAACGGCTTGGCTTTCGGCAGGAAGGAATCATCCGGGATGGCGAGTATCTTTATAATCGATATCACGATCTTGCCGTATATGGACTTCTGGCAAGAGAATGGAATGTTTAA
- a CDS encoding helix-turn-helix transcriptional regulator has protein sequence MTRDEIILKVSDKIRLIRTEAGYTQDKMAEIIGVSKKTLVQIEKGRAEAGWSTVVAVCALFRETETVRFLFGNEPLEVLETIAREGIDYRKEKTLGGKLWWRELKRSNGLILQQNIISQHYRIIDQDHFRIYSSFDELSSKERFEELAAENKDLHQ, from the coding sequence TTGACTAGAGATGAAATTATACTGAAAGTTTCAGATAAGATCCGTCTTATACGTACAGAGGCAGGATACACACAGGATAAAATGGCGGAAATTATTGGTGTTTCAAAAAAGACGCTTGTTCAAATTGAGAAAGGGCGGGCAGAGGCAGGCTGGTCGACAGTGGTAGCCGTTTGTGCTTTATTCAGAGAAACGGAAACGGTCCGGTTTTTGTTTGGAAATGAACCATTAGAAGTTCTGGAAACTATTGCTAGAGAAGGAATTGATTACAGGAAGGAAAAGACTCTTGGCGGAAAACTCTGGTGGAGGGAATTGAAGAGAAGCAACGGTCTGATCCTTCAGCAGAATATCATCAGCCAGCACTACCGGATTATTGATCAGGACCATTTCAGAATTTACAGCAGTTTCGATGAATTGTCTTCTAAAGAACGATTTGAGGAGCTGGCAGCAGAGAATAAAGACCTTCACCAATAA
- a CDS encoding NCS2 family permease encodes MSSFFRFHERETSYKQETIAGLTTFLSMAYILIVNPIILSQAGMDKGAVFTATALSAIIGSLLIGLLSNYPIGIAPSMGLNSFFTFSVCIGMGIPWQTALTGVFISGVLFVILSLLKIREKIINIIPKDLKHAIAGGIGFFIAFIGLKNAGLVVGNDATFVAIGNIKSPVTLLAVFCFILTIVLMVRGIKGAIFYGMVISAAAGMLIGLIDKPEKIVGAIPSLEPTFGEVILHIDQVFTPEMLAVIFTFLFVAFFDTAGALIAIASQAGLMKNNEIPNAGKALLADSSATVVGSVLGTSTTASMIESSSGIAAGGRTGFTSVIISACFAVALFFSPLLSVITAEVTSPALIIVGALMAMEVKHIDWGKLEIAIPAFVTILMMPLTFSVATGIALGFILYPITMLALKRPQEIHPIMYGLCIAFMGYFVYLS; translated from the coding sequence ATGTCATCTTTTTTCCGGTTTCATGAAAGAGAAACATCATACAAACAGGAAACAATTGCAGGTTTAACCACGTTTTTATCAATGGCATATATTCTAATTGTAAATCCAATTATCCTTAGCCAGGCCGGAATGGATAAAGGGGCTGTTTTTACTGCTACGGCACTCTCGGCTATTATTGGCTCTTTATTAATTGGCCTGCTGTCCAATTATCCGATTGGGATTGCCCCAAGCATGGGCCTCAATTCTTTCTTCACTTTTTCTGTCTGCATCGGAATGGGTATTCCGTGGCAAACAGCGTTAACAGGTGTATTTATTTCAGGGGTCTTATTTGTGATTTTAAGTTTATTAAAAATACGCGAAAAAATTATTAACATTATACCGAAGGATTTAAAGCATGCAATTGCAGGCGGAATCGGATTCTTTATTGCTTTCATAGGATTGAAAAATGCTGGACTTGTTGTCGGAAATGATGCGACATTTGTGGCGATTGGCAATATTAAATCCCCAGTCACGCTGCTGGCTGTCTTCTGTTTTATATTAACAATTGTATTGATGGTAAGGGGTATTAAAGGGGCCATTTTTTATGGGATGGTCATCTCAGCTGCTGCCGGAATGTTAATTGGCCTTATTGATAAGCCGGAAAAAATCGTCGGTGCTATTCCGAGCCTTGAACCGACATTTGGTGAGGTTATTCTGCATATTGATCAAGTCTTTACTCCGGAAATGCTGGCAGTAATATTTACATTCTTATTTGTTGCCTTTTTTGATACAGCAGGAGCTTTAATAGCTATCGCAAGTCAGGCTGGCCTGATGAAAAATAATGAAATTCCTAATGCCGGCAAAGCGCTTCTGGCAGACTCCAGTGCAACTGTAGTAGGCTCTGTGCTTGGAACTTCTACAACTGCTTCCATGATTGAGTCCAGTTCAGGGATTGCGGCTGGAGGAAGAACAGGTTTTACATCAGTAATCATCTCTGCATGCTTCGCGGTTGCATTATTCTTCTCTCCATTGCTCAGTGTGATAACGGCCGAAGTAACATCGCCGGCACTGATCATTGTTGGAGCACTGATGGCCATGGAGGTAAAACATATTGATTGGGGTAAACTGGAAATCGCAATTCCTGCGTTCGTGACCATCTTAATGATGCCATTGACCTTCAGTGTAGCAACAGGGATTGCACTCGGTTTTATTTTATACCCAATTACAATGCTGGCACTTAAAAGGCCACAAGAGATCCATCCCATCATGTATGGACTATGTATTGCATTTATGGGTTATTTTGTTTATCTTTCATAA
- a CDS encoding histidine kinase N-terminal domain-containing protein, producing the protein MTIETNNAILELLLTEKENLLSEWNEKILINKDDPFKDKIKDNGDAMFQLIIQILIKDGQELENYIQKLAYTVAEQRVKADSNIGDFVYNVNLGRTIVLNIFNRSEIHFHELQRQYERIGYCFDKFLYHAVSRYTDAKDQIIKEKTQFIDSTHKDRLTLLGQMTSSFIHEFRNPLTSVQGFIQLLKSENPSMKYLDIISNELEQLNFRISQFLLLSKKELIGKEKITFSLNELIDEVLIFLYPSILDGKVTILQDIKDDIFLVGYADEIRQVFINIIFNAIDVLTQYRSDPVIHIKSKWTSDGHIRLDISNNGPRIPDHLINSIFEPFVTTKTLGTGLGLFVCREIIEKHQGTLTCDTESDWTVFSITLPTEKLTEDMS; encoded by the coding sequence ATGACGATTGAAACAAATAATGCCATATTGGAACTTCTGCTGACGGAAAAAGAAAACCTTTTAAGTGAATGGAATGAGAAAATCCTCATAAATAAGGATGACCCTTTTAAAGATAAAATTAAGGATAATGGCGATGCCATGTTCCAATTAATTATTCAAATCTTAATAAAAGACGGGCAAGAACTGGAAAACTATATTCAGAAACTGGCCTACACTGTCGCTGAACAGCGAGTAAAAGCAGATAGTAATATTGGAGACTTTGTTTATAATGTCAACTTGGGAAGAACAATCGTCCTCAATATATTTAATCGTTCCGAAATACATTTTCATGAACTCCAGAGACAGTACGAAAGAATCGGTTATTGCTTCGATAAATTCTTATATCATGCTGTGTCCAGATATACGGATGCCAAAGATCAGATTATTAAGGAAAAAACACAATTTATTGATTCCACCCATAAAGATAGATTAACTCTTCTGGGCCAAATGACTTCAAGCTTTATTCATGAGTTCAGAAATCCGCTTACCTCTGTACAAGGGTTTATTCAGCTTTTAAAATCCGAAAATCCCTCCATGAAGTATTTGGATATCATTTCAAATGAACTTGAGCAGCTGAATTTTAGAATTTCACAATTCCTTCTCCTCTCTAAAAAGGAACTGATCGGAAAAGAAAAAATTACATTCTCTCTAAATGAATTAATAGATGAAGTCCTGATATTCTTATATCCCAGTATCCTGGATGGAAAGGTTACAATCCTTCAGGATATAAAAGATGATATCTTTTTGGTTGGCTATGCGGATGAAATCCGCCAAGTCTTCATTAATATTATCTTCAATGCCATTGATGTGCTTACACAGTACCGCAGCGACCCTGTCATCCATATTAAAAGCAAATGGACTTCAGATGGGCACATAAGATTGGATATTTCGAATAATGGGCCAAGAATTCCTGATCATCTTATCAATTCCATTTTTGAGCCATTTGTTACAACAAAAACACTCGGAACAGGGCTGGGTCTATTTGTCTGCAGAGAGATAATTGAAAAACATCAAGGGACTCTGACATGTGATACCGAATCAGACTGGACCGTTTTCAGCATAACTTTGCCAACTGAAAAGCTGACTGAAGATATGAGCTGA
- a CDS encoding sensor histidine kinase, translated as MKVKYFYQLLISHVSILILAFLLLSLLFSQFVENYIFENKVEELDSYGEQILTDITVRIEGDEQFLTEYSQLLDARNIKYILFDHKGRVLYPELKSDPMIQLTKSEWAGISKGKKVTVKHDIERFGQEVTLVAMPYMQGGNLVGGVLLLSPITGAMEVVSELNRFLLYTIFISLSATILLSLVLSKNLIKRITELRNAASMISSGNYDINVPYTYMDEIGELAKDFNDMAARLRESNEEIRRLENRRRKFIADVSHELRTPLTTISGLAEGIKGGLIPEADTEKGMILIDREAKRLIRLVNENLDYEKIRSNQLQLNKMDIDLMEAFEIVKEQLEIQAEEKGNRIYIEAEEGVSVYADYDRLIQILVNIVKNSIQFTEQGSIFLRGKEDPDQTLILIEDTGIGIDPKEIESIWLRFYKADLSRTNHSFGEFGIGLSIVKQLVQLHSGEITVSSEKGEGTKFTIRFPREQ; from the coding sequence ATGAAGGTTAAGTATTTTTATCAGCTGCTGATCAGTCATGTCAGCATCCTAATACTGGCCTTCCTGTTATTAAGCCTTCTATTCTCCCAGTTTGTGGAGAATTATATTTTTGAAAATAAAGTGGAAGAGCTCGATTCCTATGGAGAGCAGATCCTGACAGACATAACAGTCAGGATAGAAGGGGATGAACAATTTCTAACAGAATACAGCCAGCTGCTCGATGCCAGAAACATCAAATACATTCTCTTCGATCATAAAGGAAGGGTCTTGTATCCTGAACTTAAATCGGATCCGATGATTCAGCTGACCAAATCCGAATGGGCTGGAATTTCGAAAGGAAAAAAAGTAACTGTAAAGCATGATATAGAACGTTTCGGCCAGGAGGTAACATTAGTTGCCATGCCATATATGCAGGGGGGCAATCTTGTTGGCGGAGTTTTGCTTCTGTCCCCAATAACAGGGGCTATGGAGGTTGTCAGCGAATTAAATCGATTTTTATTATATACCATTTTTATTTCACTCTCTGCGACCATCCTTTTAAGTCTGGTTCTTTCTAAAAATCTGATCAAGAGGATAACTGAGCTTAGGAATGCTGCCTCTATGATTTCATCCGGGAACTATGATATCAATGTGCCTTACACCTATATGGACGAAATTGGGGAATTGGCCAAAGACTTTAATGATATGGCAGCAAGATTGAGGGAATCTAATGAAGAAATCAGAAGACTGGAAAATAGAAGAAGGAAATTCATCGCTGATGTCTCGCACGAGCTTCGGACTCCTTTGACCACCATAAGCGGTTTGGCTGAAGGTATTAAGGGAGGTCTGATCCCGGAGGCGGATACAGAAAAAGGGATGATCCTGATAGACAGGGAGGCAAAGAGGCTTATTCGGCTGGTGAATGAAAATCTGGATTATGAAAAGATTCGTTCCAACCAGCTGCAGCTGAATAAAATGGATATTGATCTCATGGAAGCCTTTGAAATTGTTAAGGAACAGCTGGAAATTCAGGCAGAGGAAAAAGGTAACAGGATTTATATAGAGGCTGAAGAAGGGGTTTCGGTGTATGCGGATTATGACCGGCTGATTCAGATTCTGGTGAATATTGTGAAGAACAGCATTCAATTCACCGAGCAGGGCTCCATATTTTTAAGGGGCAAAGAAGATCCTGATCAGACATTGATCTTAATAGAAGACACGGGTATAGGCATCGACCCGAAAGAAATTGAGTCAATTTGGCTGCGATTTTATAAAGCGGATCTATCCAGGACCAATCATTCATTTGGTGAGTTTGGCATTGGTCTTTCCATTGTCAAACAGCTTGTTCAGCTGCACAGCGGAGAAATTACTGTCAGCAGTGAAAAGGGGGAAGGGACCAAATTCACGATTAGATTTCCGCGGGAGCAATAA
- a CDS encoding universal stress protein, with the protein MNFNKIVLGYDDTDGSRQALNMAIGLVKQNPDAQLLVVQVFEETVENIPINNEKAVEPVRTNGYLLEGIQIPPLPVYHDESSSNTHARVKHSVDNTFYNAREILEPYSINAKFDVIEGNSAESICEYAAAENADLIIVGSSGKGGIKKMFLGSTSTKIARNAPCPVLIAKDKESPQIP; encoded by the coding sequence ATGAATTTTAACAAAATTGTATTGGGCTATGATGATACAGACGGAAGCAGACAGGCTTTGAATATGGCAATCGGATTAGTTAAACAAAACCCTGATGCTCAGCTGCTGGTTGTTCAGGTCTTTGAAGAAACAGTTGAAAATATTCCCATAAACAATGAAAAAGCGGTAGAGCCTGTAAGAACGAATGGCTATCTGCTTGAAGGAATTCAGATCCCTCCTCTTCCTGTTTATCATGATGAATCCTCTTCCAATACACACGCAAGAGTAAAGCATAGCGTAGACAATACTTTTTACAATGCAAGGGAAATTCTTGAGCCTTACAGCATTAATGCGAAGTTCGATGTTATTGAGGGAAATTCTGCAGAAAGCATTTGTGAATATGCAGCGGCCGAAAATGCAGATTTAATTATTGTGGGAAGCTCAGGCAAGGGCGGAATTAAAAAGATGTTCCTGGGCAGCACCAGTACAAAAATTGCCAGGAATGCTCCTTGCCCCGTGCTTATAGCTAAGGATAAGGAAAGTCCGCAAATCCCTTAA
- a CDS encoding hemolysin family protein, with amino-acid sequence MITLNLFLLFLLIALTAFFVASEFAIVKVRTSRIDQLMLEGNPKAGSAKQVISSLDEYLSACQLGITITALGLGWLGEPTIERLLHPVFESLNLQASVTHFLSFVIAFAVVTFLHVVIGELAPKTFAIQKAEAITLTFSKPLILFYRVMYPFIWVLNGSARVVTGLFGLKPVSESEMAHTEEELRIILSESLKSGEINPSEYQYVDRIFEFDNRIAKEIMVPRTEIVTIPEDSSLEETLDLILNERYTRYPVTAGDKDNILGIINVKEILTDCVRKKCEGKHPLLQYIKPVIRVIETIPIHDLLLRMQKERSHMAILLDEYGGTAGVVTAEDILEEIVGEIRDEFDADELPLVQKTGENHYILDAKLLISEANDLLGTTLSDDDVDTIGGWIMTQKYDAVQGDFVEEEGYRFMIKEMDGHHISYIEVVKI; translated from the coding sequence ATGATCACCCTTAACCTTTTCTTATTATTTTTATTAATCGCATTAACTGCTTTTTTTGTTGCATCTGAATTTGCCATTGTTAAAGTGAGGACTTCACGAATTGACCAGCTTATGCTGGAGGGAAATCCTAAAGCCGGTTCTGCAAAACAAGTTATAAGCAGTCTGGATGAATATTTATCTGCCTGTCAGCTTGGAATTACAATCACCGCACTGGGTCTCGGGTGGCTCGGTGAACCGACTATTGAGAGACTGCTTCATCCTGTATTTGAAAGTCTTAACTTGCAGGCTTCCGTAACTCATTTCCTATCCTTTGTCATTGCTTTTGCTGTTGTGACATTTCTCCATGTGGTCATTGGAGAGCTTGCGCCAAAGACCTTTGCGATTCAAAAGGCAGAAGCTATTACTTTAACTTTTTCAAAGCCATTAATATTATTTTACAGGGTTATGTATCCGTTTATCTGGGTTTTAAATGGTTCAGCCAGAGTTGTTACAGGATTATTCGGACTGAAACCAGTTTCAGAGAGTGAAATGGCCCATACAGAGGAAGAACTGCGGATTATCCTATCTGAAAGCTTAAAGAGCGGTGAAATTAATCCCTCTGAATACCAGTATGTGGACCGGATATTTGAATTTGACAATAGAATCGCCAAAGAGATTATGGTTCCCCGGACCGAAATTGTTACCATTCCGGAAGATTCATCACTGGAAGAAACCCTCGATCTCATATTAAATGAGCGTTATACCCGCTACCCGGTTACGGCGGGCGATAAGGATAATATTCTCGGAATCATTAATGTTAAGGAAATTTTAACTGACTGTGTAAGAAAAAAATGTGAAGGCAAACACCCCTTACTGCAATATATTAAACCTGTCATCAGGGTGATTGAAACCATTCCCATTCACGATTTGCTCCTTAGAATGCAAAAGGAGCGTTCACATATGGCGATTCTTCTTGATGAGTACGGCGGAACAGCTGGAGTGGTCACAGCAGAAGATATCCTGGAAGAAATCGTAGGTGAAATCAGGGACGAATTTGATGCCGATGAGCTTCCGCTTGTTCAAAAGACAGGGGAAAACCATTATATCCTTGATGCAAAACTGCTGATTTCAGAAGCAAATGATCTCCTGGGAACAACATTATCTGATGATGATGTTGACACTATCGGCGGTTGGATTATGACGCAGAAGTATGATGCTGTTCAGGGAGACTTTGTTGAAGAAGAAGGATACAGATTTATGATTAAAGAAATGGATGGACACCATATTTCTTATATAGAAGTTGTGAAAATATAA
- a CDS encoding response regulator transcription factor produces MKILVVEDNESVCSMLEMFFMKEGYQGVFVHDGQRGFEHFNKEKWDLIIVDWMLPVMDGVTLCLKIRELSKVPIIMLTAKDSESDQVLGLEMGADDYVTKPFSPLTLMARIKAVTRRFQAEAGTDEHHFVASEYFKISKESREAYYNGQLLKNLTPKEFDLLYYLVKHPKQVFTREQLLDSVWGYQFYGDERTVDVHIKRLRKKIGTDEQPFIHTVWGVGYKFDETAAENEG; encoded by the coding sequence TTGAAAATACTGGTTGTGGAAGATAATGAAAGTGTCTGTTCAATGCTGGAGATGTTCTTTATGAAAGAAGGGTATCAGGGTGTGTTTGTTCACGATGGCCAGCGGGGGTTTGAGCATTTTAATAAAGAAAAATGGGACTTAATTATCGTTGATTGGATGCTTCCGGTCATGGATGGAGTGACGCTCTGCCTGAAAATAAGGGAACTGAGCAAGGTTCCGATTATTATGCTGACGGCAAAAGACAGCGAATCCGATCAGGTTCTTGGACTTGAAATGGGTGCCGATGATTATGTGACCAAGCCATTCAGCCCGCTTACTCTGATGGCCAGGATAAAAGCCGTGACACGCAGATTTCAGGCTGAAGCAGGAACAGATGAACATCACTTTGTTGCCAGTGAATATTTCAAAATCAGCAAAGAATCCAGAGAGGCATATTATAATGGGCAGCTTTTAAAGAATTTGACCCCAAAAGAATTTGACTTGCTGTATTACCTTGTAAAACATCCCAAACAGGTTTTTACTAGAGAGCAGCTGCTCGATAGTGTATGGGGTTATCAGTTTTATGGAGATGAAAGAACCGTAGATGTACATATAAAAAGGCTCCGGAAAAAAATAGGCACGGATGAGCAGCCCTTTATTCATACTGTATGGGGTGTAGGTTATAAATTCGATGAAACGGCAGCGGAAAATGAAGGTTAA
- a CDS encoding hemolysin family protein, with translation MDILNLVFIAILIALTAFFVTSEFAIVKIRSSRIDQLIEEGNKNAIAAKKVISNLDEYLSACQLGITITALGLGWLGEPTIEHLLRPVINSFGLPSSISHVISFSIAFAFITFLHVVVGELAPKTLAIQKAEAVTLLTTRPLIWFYRVMYPIIWALNGSARLLTSMFGLKPASEHELAHSEEELRIILSESYESGEINQSEFKYVNKIFEFDNRIAKEIMVPRTEIVSLSKDDTLEDFLQIVQEEKFTRYPIIDGDKDHIIGMVNIKEVMTDLIMNRELSSSTLESYIRPIIRVIDSIPIHELLLKMQKERIHMAILMDEYGGTSGLVTVEDIIEEIVGEIRDEFDMDEVPMVRKTQEGQYIIDSKVLVSEVNDLLGTDINDEDVDTIGGWILTENYEAKQGDIIEYEKYRFKILDMEEHHIKYVEVTAVPETEEPAPAKEVPFTESEVLS, from the coding sequence TTGGACATATTAAACTTGGTTTTTATAGCCATTTTAATTGCTTTAACGGCTTTTTTCGTTACTTCGGAATTTGCCATTGTTAAAATACGAAGTTCCAGAATTGATCAGCTAATTGAAGAAGGCAATAAAAATGCAATTGCTGCGAAGAAAGTGATTTCCAATTTGGATGAATACCTTTCAGCCTGCCAGCTGGGAATTACCATTACAGCACTCGGTCTTGGCTGGCTGGGTGAGCCGACAATTGAACACCTGCTGCGTCCGGTGATAAATAGTTTCGGTCTGCCGTCATCCATTTCGCATGTTATCTCATTCAGCATTGCTTTTGCTTTTATCACCTTCCTGCATGTAGTTGTGGGAGAATTGGCCCCAAAGACTCTGGCGATACAAAAAGCAGAAGCGGTAACACTTTTAACAACACGTCCTTTAATCTGGTTTTACCGGGTTATGTATCCGATCATTTGGGCGTTGAATGGTTCTGCCCGCCTATTGACCAGCATGTTTGGATTAAAGCCTGCTTCTGAACACGAATTAGCACATTCTGAAGAAGAACTTCGCATTATTTTATCAGAAAGCTATGAAAGCGGCGAAATTAACCAATCTGAGTTTAAGTATGTAAATAAAATCTTTGAGTTTGATAATCGGATCGCGAAAGAAATCATGGTTCCGCGTACTGAAATTGTTTCTCTCTCAAAAGATGATACACTTGAAGATTTTCTGCAAATCGTTCAGGAAGAGAAATTTACTCGATATCCCATTATAGATGGAGATAAGGATCATATCATTGGCATGGTCAATATTAAAGAAGTCATGACAGATCTCATTATGAACCGGGAATTATCATCAAGCACTCTTGAATCATACATTCGTCCCATTATCCGGGTCATTGACAGCATACCTATCCATGAGCTGCTGCTTAAAATGCAAAAAGAACGCATCCACATGGCCATCTTAATGGATGAATACGGCGGTACCTCGGGGTTAGTGACTGTTGAGGATATCATTGAAGAGATTGTTGGCGAGATCCGTGATGAGTTCGACATGGATGAAGTACCGATGGTCAGAAAGACGCAAGAAGGCCAATATATCATTGATTCAAAAGTTCTTGTCAGCGAAGTCAACGACTTGCTGGGTACCGATATTAATGATGAAGATGTTGATACCATTGGCGGATGGATATTGACTGAGAATTACGAAGCCAAACAAGGTGATATTATCGAGTACGAAAAATATCGATTTAAAATTCTGGATATGGAAGAGCACCATATTAAGTATGTTGAAGTGACAGCAGTACCTGAAACAGAAGAGCCGGCACCTGCAAAAGAAGTGCCCTTTACTGAATCAGAAGTATTGTCTTAA